GTGCCGAGGGTGACAGCCGGCAAGACGAGATGTGCGAGGCCACCGCTTCCGGAGACGGGAAACAGTCCGAGATGGAGCGAGAATCCGATAATGAGGAGATAGCCGAGCCAGAAATTCGGCATCGAAACGCCGACGAGAGCTCCGAACTGGCAGACGACGTCGAGACGTCCTCCCCGGTGGACCGCGCTCAACACGCCCGTCGGTATCGCGATGAGAAGCGCGATAGCCATGGCCGCAATCGCGAGCTCGACGGTCGCCGGCGCGTGCTGGACGATCATCCCGTTCACCGACCGATCGCTGTAATACGACTGACCGAGATCGGCCTGGAGCGCGTCTCCGACCCAGTTAACGTACTGGTGCGGGATCGGTTCGTTCAGTCCGTGTTCGGCACGGAAGGCTTCGATTGCCTCCTGAGACGGCTGCTGGTCGGTCTGCTGTGAGAGGATGGTCTCCGCCGGATCGCCCGGAGTGAGGTAGATCAACCCGAACGTGAGGACGGAGACGCCCACGAGGACGACGGCGGCAGACATCAACCGATAGCCGAGATAGTTCGTGGAGATCACGGTCCGGTGGTCTCCACGAAATCGGGAACTCGACGATCGTCGGTCATCGCTCCTCCCTCGAGAGATCGGACCAGTCGACCATCTTGTCGATGGGGTGGGGATCGATCCCCTCGATTTCGGTGCGTGCGGCGATAACGTGAACTACGTGACATATGGGGAGACAAACGGCTTCCTCGACGAGTCGATGTTGGGCGTCACGATAGGCCGTCGCCGTGGTTTCGGCGTTCCGTGACTGGTAGGCGGTTTCGATCAGTTCGTCGACCGCTTTGCCGGGATTGGAGACGCCGGTTCCCTCGGCTTCGAACAGCTGAGCGTTGCTGACCCCCTCGGAGTGAAAGTTCTCGAACATGATGTAATCGGCCGCAGCGCTGTTTGATCCCGACGTCTGGAGGCCGAGGTGGGCGTTTCCCGCCTGGACGTACTCGTTGTAGGAGCCGGGGTCGACGACGGTGATGTCCGTCTCGACGCCGATTTCGGTGAACGCTCCCGCAACGGCTTCCGCGATCAGTTCGCCGCTGACGACGCTCGCGTTGACGGCGAGCACCAGCGGTTCGCCGTCGTAGTCCGATTGCTCGACCAGCTCGCGAGCGCGATCGAGGTCGCGGTCGTACGTCCGTAGCCCATCGTGGGCGCTCCAGTGAACGATCGGTGAGATGGGACCGCGCGCTGGATCGTCGATCCCTTCGAGGACGGTATCGACGAGTTCGGACTGGGAGACGGCGTAGTTGAGCGCTCGGCGTAATCGAGCGTCGTCGGTCGGCGGCCGATACAGGTTACACGGGAGGAACATCGTCCGTGACGACTGCTGGGTGAGCACCGACAGGGAGGGATCGTCCCGCATCGGTTCGACCCTGTTTCGAGGAGGATTGAAGATCACGTCGACGTCGTCGGACTCGAGCGAGAGCGCACGGGTACTCGGATCCTCGATCACCTCGAACGAGAGGGGAACCTCGACGCCGTCCTGCCAGTAGTCCGCAAACGGGCTCGTCTCGACCGTGCTACCGCGGTCGACCGCCTCGATCGTGAGCGGTCCCGTCCCGATCGTTCCCAGATCGTCGGCGGTACTGTCAGGGTGCTGGACGCAGATCATGTTGTGTGCGATCGTGCCAGGAAAGGCGGGGAACGGCTCCGTATTGGTGAACTCGACGGTGTACTCGTCGACCGCGACCACGTTCTCGGGCTCGAGGTGCAGCCAGCCCGAGACGAACTGACCCCGTTCGAAGAGGCGTTCGAACGACCAGACGACGTCCGTCGCGGTCATTTCCTCGCCGTTGTGAAAGGAGACGTTCTCGCGCAGCGTAACCGACCAGGTCGTCTCGTCGACGGCCTCCCACCCGGTGGCGAGCCACGGTGTCGGCTCCATCGACTCGGTCGCCCAGATCAGCGGTTCGACGACCTTCGTGAAATACGGTGTTACGTAGCCGTAGGTGTCCCACGAGTCGGCAGTCGGGTCGTCTTCGAGTGCGATAGAGACGGACGAGTTGTCGTCCGGCCGGCCGGACGAATCAGAGAGACAGCCTCCGACAGCCGCCACACCACCACTGACCGCGCCTGCGAGCATCGACCGTCGAGAGAGCATTGGCTTCGACCGAACCGAACGGGGATCTGTCGGCGAACGCGGCTGGTTCGATGACGGGGCTGTACGATCGTCGTGAAGAGTCGTCGGGACCAATTTCATACAAGTTGAATTTAGTTACTGAAATCTAGTTTGTTAATATTGCGATTCGATTCCGCCGGTCGGTCGCCGTCGAACCGATGTCTCGGGACGAACCAGCGACCAGACGGGCGAGTACGACCAGCAGCCGGTACAGCCGACTGCTGGCGACGACGGCGATCAGGACACCCACAGACCGCACATTTATGCGAGTCGACACTCGACTGAACGTATGAGCTGGACGCTGAATATCGATCATATTGCAGGTATTCTGGACGGAAGCGCGGAAATCGAACCGGGGTTGAACGCGGTGAGAGCCGAGAATTGGCAGGGAAAATCGAGTTTCATCATGGCCGTCGAAGCCGCGATGGGAACGAAAACGCCGCTGACCGAGAACGCCTCGTCGGGCGAAGTCGTCCTCGAGACCGGATCGGAGGAGATATCGGTCTCGTTTGCCGAACGGAACGGAGCCGTCACCAGACAGGGGACACCGTATCTCGAGAGCGAGTACGATCGAACCTGTGCGGAGCTGTACGCGTTTCTCGACGAGTCGAATCCGATCCGACGGGCCGTGCGAAACGAAGAGAACCTAGAAGAGCTGCTGACGAAGCCGCTCGATCTCGAGAATATCGACAACCAGATCGCCGAGTTGAAAGCCGAACGGAACGCGGTCGAATCCGAGCTGGCTCAGGCGAAATCGGCGGCCAAAGAGTTGGTTTCGGCCGAAGAAGAGCTCACGAGACTCGAGGACGAACTGGCCTCACTCGAGGACGAACGAGAGGGACTTTCCGAACCCGACACGAACGATGTCGGCCGCGACGACCTGAGCGACGCGCGGACGGAACGGGAGACCCTCCGCAGTCAGATCGACAGGATCGAATCGAGCATCGGTCGGATCGAAGGAAAGCTCGACGAACAGCGAGCCGAACGCGACGAACTCGAACTCCCCGCGGAGGAATCACCGGAAACGGACGTACAAGAGCTTCAAGAGCGCCTCCAGCAGACGAGGACCGACATCGAACTCCTGCGGTCGGTCTACACGGCGAACAAGCGGGTGCTCGACGAGAACCGGCTCGAACTCCTCGCTGACGTCGACCGGGGGATTCTCGACGACGCGTTCGACTGCTGGGTCTGTGGCGGAACGACCGACGAGGAAGCGGTCGAACACTCCCTCGAACTGTTGCAGTACCGGATCACCGAACTTCAGGACGACGCAGCCGAGCTAGAAGAGCGAGTTCGGACCGTCGAACAGGCACGTACCGAGCGGAGAAAGGCACAGCGTCGAGCGAAAACGCTCGACTCCGAGATCGAATCGCTCGAGACGAAACTCGCGGATCGTCGGGACACGCTCGAGCAAAAGCGAGAATCACTCGAGTCGACGGAGGGCCGTATCGAAGAACTCCAGGAGTCCGTGACCGAAACGGAAGACAGGGTCACGGAACTCGAAAGCGAAATCAAATACACGAAATCGAAGATTTCGGACACCGAGGACCGAATCGAGACGCTCGAGAACCGGGCCGACCAGCGATCGACGCTCGAGGACGAACGCGAGTCGCTGTCTGAAGAGATCGCCCAGCTCAGGTCCCGGAGAGAGGAGATGAAAGCGAAGACGCGAGAAGCGTTCAGCGAGTCCATCAGCGACATCATCGACCGCTTCGATACCAGCTACGAGAGCGCGCGACTGACGTCGGCGTTCGATCTGGTCGTCGCCCGAGACGGCCGCGAAGTCTCGCTCGAAGCGTTGAGCGAGGGCGAAGTCGTCCTGCTGGGTCTCGTCGCCGCACTCGCGGGGTACGAGGCCTACGACGTCGACGAGCGCGTTCCCGTCATCTTGGTCGACAGCCTCGGCGGGCTGACCGACAAGAACCTCCACCTCCTCGTCGAATACCTGCGCGAACGCAGCGAACGAGTCGTCTGTACGGCCTATCCCGAACAGTCGTCGTTCGACGGCAGCGAGATCGATCCGACCTCGTGGACGGTCGTCTCCGACGAGTCGGTCCGGATCGAGCCCTGACGGTGGATTCGCCTCGCGGTTGAGCTGCAATCGAGGGCACTAACCCTCTTTTGCTCACGGCTTCGCCGTTCGAACGGTCCGTGAAACCGGGTTCGATGCGAGCGAACGTATCGGAGAAGAACCGGATTGGAAATCGATCGGTGAGCGGATCAGTTGTCGAACGTCATTCCGTATCCCCACTCCTCGAGTTCCAGTTCCACCTCGTCGAGGTGCTCGAGTCCGACCTTGACGAGCGCCTCCCGGAGATCGGTCAGGGAAACGTCGTCGTCGAAGCGATCCTCGAGCTCCCGAAGGACATCGCGCTCTGCACCCTTCGTCTCCTCGTGGAGGAACAGGGGGACGCGGTCGCGACCGTCCTGGACGCCGTCGCGTCGAAACTTGTAGGGGATCCGTATCTGTGGCTGATCGGCGGATCGAGACGTTCCGACCGGACTCGAGGACCCGGCGTTCGCGTCGGTCGACTCGGTCGGCTCGACCGTATCGGCCGTGACACCGTCGCTCGAGTCACGCTCTGAGGGTGGGTCGGCGTCCGGGTTCGACGTGGTCGCGTCGTCGGCGAACGGATCCTCACCCGCGCCCTCTTTCATGCCAGTCATGCAGAAACCACCTCGGGTTCGAGTTCGCCGGGTTCGGGTGGGTTCGGAGCCTCGAGATCGACCGACGATTCCAGGTGGCGCGCGATGCGGTCGAACTGGGCGAGCGTCTCGAGTTCGTACTCGCGTCGACGCTCGCGATGGTCGCGGACGTACCGAAACGCAGAGCACTGTTGCATCCAACAGCCCTCCATCAGCGACGCGCGTTCACCGATAACCTCCGGAACGGGGTACTCGATCTCGTCGAGGATCGTTCGCTGGTCCCGCGTGTTCTTGAACCCGATCGGGATCGCGGCGAGGACGCCGACTTCGACGTCGAGTTGGTCCTCGAGTCCGGCGACGAGCGATTCCAGTCCCTCGACTGCGGCTCTGCCTTTCGCGCTCGGTTCGACGGGAATCGCGAGCGACCGCGTGGCGTGGATCGCGTTGTAGAGATGGGGTCCTTCGGTCGCCGGCGGGTCACAGATGAGGACGTCGTAGGTTTCGGGGACGCCGGCCTCCCGGAGAACGCGGAGCAACTGGGCGTGCATGCCGAACGCTTCGCCCATCGCTTCGGCCTGGTCTTTCTCTCGCTGGAGGTACTCGGTGAGATCGGAGAGCATGTTGTGTTCGGGGACGATGTCGACTCCCTCGACGGTGCGAACGAGATCGTCGAACTCGCCTTTCGGTCGACGGATCATGTGCCGCACCAGATTGTCGACCGACTCCGTTCGATCGTCGTCGACGCCGAAGAGGCGCGAGAGGTCCCCGTCCTGAGGGTCGAGCGGGATAACGAGGGGTTTGAGCCCCGCTCGAGCGTGTGCAACGGCCAGATTCGCCGCCGTCGTCGTCTTCCCGACACCGCCAGCCTCGCTGTACGTCGAGTACGCTAACATACCCACACCATGAACATCACCCATCTTGAAAGTTCGTAACCCACATTCAGTACACAAACAACCACACCACAGTAACTACAACAAGTAATTAACATTGTTCATGAATACACTGAATGAACATCATCCATGAACACACGAGATGGATACGAACAATGAACACACAGGGGTACCACACAGAGTGAACAGTAAGGATGAATAGCAATCACGAACAGCACCTGTGAACAACTCCCATGAACAACACCGATGAACGGAGTTCGAGAACACCACACAGTGGGCTCGAAAACGAAGAGAAGAGCGCTCGGAACAACACGGGAACACCCGCCGATCGATGACCGTCAGTCCGGACACTCACACGACACGCCCGTCACCTCGAAACGGGCCCCGCCCAGTTCGCTCCGCGTGACGTCGATCTCCCAGTCGTGGGCGCGAACGATCTGGTCGACGCTGGCCAGTCCGAACCCGGTTCCGGATTCTTTCGTCGAGTAACCAGGTTCGAACACGTCGTCGTCGGCGTCGTCGGGAATCCCCGGACCGTCGTCGCTCACGTAGAACCCATCCGACAGCGTTCCGACGACGACCGCGGTGTCGGGACCGCCGTGTTCGACCGCGTTCGAGAACAGGTTCTCGAGCAGTCGCTTGAGTGCGAAGTAATCCGCGCGGACGACGGTCGACCGGTCGACCGACACCGAGAGTCGAGACAGACCGAGCGTCGCCTCGAGGTCCTCGACGACGTCGCGAAACTCGATGGGGGTCTCGTCGCCGGCGAGGCGTCGTCCCCGTAACAGGCCGGTGACGTCGTCGATCAGTTCCTCAGCTCGTTCGAGCGCGTGTTCGACCTGATCGAACTGCTCGTCGCCGCCGATTTCGCGAGCCAATTCGAGTCGTCCGCGCGCCACGCTGATGGGGCCCTGCAGATCGTGGGCCAGGACCGATGCGAGAAGGTCGAGCTGTTCGTCGGTGGCACGATCGGTCGGAAGGGGTGTGGGCCCCTCGTCGAGAGAGCGTGACGTCCGCTCGCTTCCCGACGGACAGGAGCGACCGACGCCGACAACCGCTCGAAGGTCGCCGCCCGACTCGACCGGAACGGCGCTGAGTTCGTACGAATCTGTCCCGTTTCCGGTCCCGAGTGACGTCTCGAGCGTGACAGGAATTCGCCGGGCTGCGACGTCCTCGAAGAGACGCTGAACGCGCGGTTGGGCCTCGCCGTCGAACAGTTCCGACGGAGTGGAAAACTCGATCTCGTCCGAACTTTGACCGGTTACGTTCTCGAGGTGGTCGTTCCACCGAACGCATCGCAGATCGGGATCGAAGACGTAGAACAGCTCCTCGAGTTCGTCGAAAGCGCTGATCAGAACCTGCGGGTCGAGAGGGGGCACGTGTTCTCGATCGGGTTCCGAAGAGAGCTCGCGAACGACACAGACGTGACCGCCGTCTACCATCTGCGTCAGCGTCAGCGACTCCGGAATGCGCTCGTCGTGTTTCGTGAGACCGACTGATCGGCCGGACCAGGAACCGGTTTCCTCGAGCAACGGAAGGATCTCCTCGTCGAAGCGGATCGCTTCGTCGTCGGGATAGAGGGTTTTCCAGTGGCTCCCGAGGAGTTCATTCGGATCGTGGTCGTAAATCTCGGCGTACGCTCGGTTGACGTACTGGTAGGTCCCGTCCCGACCGAGAATGCCGATCCCCTCGTCGGCCGACTCCATCGCCTGAAACCCGCGGTAGACCTCCTGTTCGGCGCGGCGTTTGCCCACCGCGTGTTCGATCCGGTTCGTCAACACGGTGTACTGATCCGTTCCGGTTTCCTTCTGGAAGTATTCGGTGACGCCCGCAGAGATCGCCTCGCTGGCGATTTCCTCGCTTCCCTTGCCGGTAAAGAGGATAAACGGGAGGTTCGGGTGGCTGTCGCGAACGGTATCGAGAAACTCGAGTCCGCTGGTTTCTGGCATATCGTAGTCGCTTACGATACAGTCGATGTCCTCGGTCGACAACGTATCGAGACCCGCGTCGACGCTCGTTTCCGTCGTGACGGAGAATCGGTCTGTTTCGCGCTCGAGAAAGGTCGCGGCTAGTTCGACCAGCTGAGAGTCGTCGTCGACGTGTAGAACCCTGATCGGTTCGGACGCGGAAACGAAATCGCCGTGTCTGGAGAGCCGCTCTCCGCCGGACGGGCTCATGAGTAGTATTGTAAGCTATTGCCAGATAACCTTACTGGGCGGGCGGTTCGTCGCGGTGGAAACCGTCGCGTCGGGGACTGTCCCGTCTCGACCGGACGAATTAAGCGACCGGACAC
This genomic stretch from Natrarchaeobius halalkaliphilus harbors:
- the nikB gene encoding nickel ABC transporter permease — translated: MISTNYLGYRLMSAAVVLVGVSVLTFGLIYLTPGDPAETILSQQTDQQPSQEAIEAFRAEHGLNEPIPHQYVNWVGDALQADLGQSYYSDRSVNGMIVQHAPATVELAIAAMAIALLIAIPTGVLSAVHRGGRLDVVCQFGALVGVSMPNFWLGYLLIIGFSLHLGLFPVSGSGGLAHLVLPAVTLGTGVAAIIARLVRTSMLAELDREYLDVTRAKGLSERIVVYKHAFRNALLPVITVVALQFGFVLNGAVVVEIVFQRPGLGTLLVDSIFARDYPVVQGVVLVTAVSFVLTNLLVDLSYRYLDPRIRLGGVGT
- a CDS encoding ABC transporter substrate-binding protein → MLSRRSMLAGAVSGGVAAVGGCLSDSSGRPDDNSSVSIALEDDPTADSWDTYGYVTPYFTKVVEPLIWATESMEPTPWLATGWEAVDETTWSVTLRENVSFHNGEEMTATDVVWSFERLFERGQFVSGWLHLEPENVVAVDEYTVEFTNTEPFPAFPGTIAHNMICVQHPDSTADDLGTIGTGPLTIEAVDRGSTVETSPFADYWQDGVEVPLSFEVIEDPSTRALSLESDDVDVIFNPPRNRVEPMRDDPSLSVLTQQSSRTMFLPCNLYRPPTDDARLRRALNYAVSQSELVDTVLEGIDDPARGPISPIVHWSAHDGLRTYDRDLDRARELVEQSDYDGEPLVLAVNASVVSGELIAEAVAGAFTEIGVETDITVVDPGSYNEYVQAGNAHLGLQTSGSNSAAADYIMFENFHSEGVSNAQLFEAEGTGVSNPGKAVDELIETAYQSRNAETTATAYRDAQHRLVEEAVCLPICHVVHVIAARTEIEGIDPHPIDKMVDWSDLSREER
- a CDS encoding archaea-specific SMC-related protein, giving the protein MSWTLNIDHIAGILDGSAEIEPGLNAVRAENWQGKSSFIMAVEAAMGTKTPLTENASSGEVVLETGSEEISVSFAERNGAVTRQGTPYLESEYDRTCAELYAFLDESNPIRRAVRNEENLEELLTKPLDLENIDNQIAELKAERNAVESELAQAKSAAKELVSAEEELTRLEDELASLEDEREGLSEPDTNDVGRDDLSDARTERETLRSQIDRIESSIGRIEGKLDEQRAERDELELPAEESPETDVQELQERLQQTRTDIELLRSVYTANKRVLDENRLELLADVDRGILDDAFDCWVCGGTTDEEAVEHSLELLQYRITELQDDAAELEERVRTVEQARTERRKAQRRAKTLDSEIESLETKLADRRDTLEQKRESLESTEGRIEELQESVTETEDRVTELESEIKYTKSKISDTEDRIETLENRADQRSTLEDERESLSEEIAQLRSRREEMKAKTREAFSESISDIIDRFDTSYESARLTSAFDLVVARDGREVSLEALSEGEVVLLGLVAALAGYEAYDVDERVPVILVDSLGGLTDKNLHLLVEYLRERSERVVCTAYPEQSSFDGSEIDPTSWTVVSDESVRIEP
- a CDS encoding ParA family protein, which codes for MLAYSTYSEAGGVGKTTTAANLAVAHARAGLKPLVIPLDPQDGDLSRLFGVDDDRTESVDNLVRHMIRRPKGEFDDLVRTVEGVDIVPEHNMLSDLTEYLQREKDQAEAMGEAFGMHAQLLRVLREAGVPETYDVLICDPPATEGPHLYNAIHATRSLAIPVEPSAKGRAAVEGLESLVAGLEDQLDVEVGVLAAIPIGFKNTRDQRTILDEIEYPVPEVIGERASLMEGCWMQQCSAFRYVRDHRERRREYELETLAQFDRIARHLESSVDLEAPNPPEPGELEPEVVSA
- a CDS encoding hybrid sensor histidine kinase/response regulator: MSPSGGERLSRHGDFVSASEPIRVLHVDDDSQLVELAATFLERETDRFSVTTETSVDAGLDTLSTEDIDCIVSDYDMPETSGLEFLDTVRDSHPNLPFILFTGKGSEEIASEAISAGVTEYFQKETGTDQYTVLTNRIEHAVGKRRAEQEVYRGFQAMESADEGIGILGRDGTYQYVNRAYAEIYDHDPNELLGSHWKTLYPDDEAIRFDEEILPLLEETGSWSGRSVGLTKHDERIPESLTLTQMVDGGHVCVVRELSSEPDREHVPPLDPQVLISAFDELEELFYVFDPDLRCVRWNDHLENVTGQSSDEIEFSTPSELFDGEAQPRVQRLFEDVAARRIPVTLETSLGTGNGTDSYELSAVPVESGGDLRAVVGVGRSCPSGSERTSRSLDEGPTPLPTDRATDEQLDLLASVLAHDLQGPISVARGRLELAREIGGDEQFDQVEHALERAEELIDDVTGLLRGRRLAGDETPIEFRDVVEDLEATLGLSRLSVSVDRSTVVRADYFALKRLLENLFSNAVEHGGPDTAVVVGTLSDGFYVSDDGPGIPDDADDDVFEPGYSTKESGTGFGLASVDQIVRAHDWEIDVTRSELGGARFEVTGVSCECPD